In a single window of the Nocardioides massiliensis genome:
- the atpB gene encoding F0F1 ATP synthase subunit A, whose amino-acid sequence MTAATLLAPVLPMASGNGFTPPGPRDFELPPIFGDVTKPMVLIVLSTVLIFAVTYAMARKAAVVPGRLQFAGEFAYGAVRNSIARDNIGSEHFVKFVPYLFSLFAFVLVNNYFGLIPLLQFPSFSRAGMAYGLAALTWLLYNGVGIWKHGFLGYLKHTCIPAGVSGIMLLLIVPLEFFSNILVRPVTLALRLFANMFAGHLLLILFALGGEYLLFEASSSVMNIFGGVMSFVMFFGISTLELLVMFLQAYVFTLLTAMYVGGALADEH is encoded by the coding sequence TTGACCGCTGCCACCTTGCTCGCCCCGGTGCTGCCGATGGCTTCCGGCAACGGCTTCACGCCGCCCGGACCGAGGGACTTCGAGCTTCCGCCGATCTTCGGCGACGTCACGAAGCCGATGGTGCTCATCGTCCTCTCGACGGTGCTGATCTTCGCGGTGACCTACGCGATGGCCCGCAAGGCCGCCGTGGTCCCCGGCCGCCTCCAGTTCGCGGGCGAGTTCGCCTACGGCGCCGTACGCAACTCGATCGCGCGCGACAACATCGGGTCCGAGCACTTCGTGAAGTTCGTGCCGTACCTCTTCTCGTTGTTCGCCTTCGTCCTGGTCAACAACTACTTCGGCCTCATCCCGCTGCTGCAGTTCCCCTCGTTCTCCCGCGCGGGCATGGCCTACGGCCTGGCGGCACTGACGTGGCTGCTCTACAACGGTGTCGGCATCTGGAAGCACGGCTTCCTCGGCTACCTGAAGCACACCTGCATCCCGGCCGGGGTCAGCGGCATCATGCTCCTGCTGATCGTCCCGCTGGAGTTCTTCTCCAACATCCTGGTCCGCCCCGTCACGCTGGCGCTGCGTCTGTTCGCCAACATGTTCGCCGGCCACCTGCTGCTGATCCTCTTCGCCCTCGGCGGTGAGTACCTCCTCTTCGAGGCCTCCAGCTCGGTGATGAACATCTTCGGTGGCGTCATGTCGTTCGTGATGTTCTTCGGCATCTCGACCCTGGAGCTGCTGGTCATGTTCCTCCAGGCCTACGTCTTCACCCTGCTGACCGCGATGTATGTCGGCGGCGCGCTCGCCGACGAGCACTGA
- the prfA gene encoding peptide chain release factor 1 — MFEAVAALRDEHAELEQRLADPAVHSDAGLLRRLHRRYAGLSAVLRAHDEWGAATEDLGAARELAAEDSAFAEEVPALEQRLAAAEERLRHLLVPRDPADDKDAIVEIKSGEGGEESALFAGDLLRMYTRYAEQRGWRTEILDATPSDLGGYKSVTVAVQASGTPAPGEAPYAQLKFEGGVHRVQRVPVTESQGRVHTSAAGVLVLPEAEEVDVDISDNDLRIDVYRSSGPGGQSVNTTDSAVRITHLPTGVVASCQNEKSQLQNREQAMRILRARLLDLAQSAADAAASDARRQQVRTVDRSERIRTYNFPESRISDHRTGYKSYNLDQVLDGALGPVVAASIEADLAARLAALEETG, encoded by the coding sequence GTGTTCGAGGCCGTCGCTGCACTGCGCGATGAGCACGCCGAGCTCGAGCAGCGCCTGGCCGACCCGGCGGTCCACTCCGACGCCGGGTTGCTGCGCCGCCTGCATCGGCGCTACGCCGGGCTGAGCGCCGTCCTGCGCGCTCACGACGAGTGGGGCGCCGCCACCGAGGACCTCGGGGCGGCCCGCGAGCTCGCGGCCGAGGACTCGGCGTTCGCCGAGGAGGTCCCCGCCCTCGAGCAGCGGTTGGCCGCCGCCGAGGAGCGGTTGCGGCACCTGCTCGTGCCGCGCGACCCGGCCGACGACAAGGACGCGATCGTGGAGATCAAGTCCGGCGAGGGTGGCGAGGAGTCGGCGTTGTTCGCCGGCGACCTGCTGCGGATGTACACCCGCTACGCCGAGCAGCGCGGTTGGCGCACGGAGATCCTCGACGCCACCCCCTCCGACCTCGGCGGCTACAAGTCCGTCACCGTGGCCGTGCAGGCCAGCGGCACGCCGGCACCGGGGGAGGCGCCGTACGCCCAGCTGAAGTTCGAGGGCGGCGTGCACCGCGTGCAGCGGGTGCCGGTCACCGAGAGCCAGGGGCGCGTCCACACGTCGGCCGCGGGCGTCCTCGTACTGCCGGAGGCCGAGGAGGTCGACGTCGACATCTCCGACAACGACCTGCGCATCGACGTCTACCGCTCGTCGGGGCCCGGCGGGCAGAGCGTCAACACGACCGACTCCGCGGTCCGGATCACCCACCTGCCGACCGGCGTCGTGGCGAGCTGTCAGAACGAGAAGTCGCAACTGCAGAACCGGGAGCAGGCCATGCGGATCCTGCGGGCGCGGCTGCTCGACCTCGCCCAGTCGGCCGCCGACGCGGCGGCCTCGGACGCGCGGCGCCAGCAGGTGCGCACCGTGGACCGGTCCGAGCGGATCCGCACCTACAACTTCCCGGAGAGCCGGATCTCCGACCACCGCACCGGCTACAAGTCCTACAACCTCGACCAGGTGCTCGACGGGGCGCTGGGTCCGGTGGTCGCCGCCAGCATCGAGGCCGATCTGGCCGCCCGGCTGGCGGCGCTCGAGGAGACCGGGTGA
- the rho gene encoding transcription termination factor Rho: MTESSQTPAEQAVTEKPASSRRRSSGGGLSSLLLPELKQLAGGLGIKGAGGMRKGQLIEAIQAAQGGGQPAQPEKKPLAEKPRGETPQAEKPQAEKPQAENPAEKPAEQSEQRPRQDRQDQQERPQRSAEKQPQDKQQDKQQDRQQDKGQQDKQQDKGQAQDGDDDGGSRRNRRRRGRDRERTRGTQRNEPDTQILEDDVLVPCAGILDVLDNYAFVRTSGYLPGPDDVYVSLSMVRKYGLRRGDAITGQVRQPREGERKEKFNPLVRIESVNGVEPETARTRPEFSSFTPLHASERLRLETDAQNLTGRVIDITAPVGKGQRGLIVSPPKAGKTMVLQSIANSISANNPEVHLMVVLIDERPEEVTDFQRTIKGEVIASTFDRPATDHTTVAELAIERAKRLVELGHDVVVLLDSITRLGRAYNLAAPASGRILSGGVDSSALYPPKKFFGAARNIEDGGSLTILATALVETGSKMDEVIFEEFKGTGNMELRLRREFADKRIFPAIDAVASGTRREELLMGEEELAIVWKLRRVLSALEGQQALELLLERLRKSHSNIEFLTQVQKTTPTPGARDTD, encoded by the coding sequence GTGACCGAATCCAGCCAGACCCCCGCCGAGCAGGCTGTCACCGAGAAGCCGGCGTCGAGCCGCCGTCGCTCCAGTGGCGGCGGCCTCAGCTCTCTCCTGCTGCCCGAGCTCAAGCAGCTCGCCGGTGGGCTGGGGATCAAGGGTGCCGGCGGCATGCGCAAGGGTCAGCTGATCGAGGCGATCCAGGCCGCGCAGGGTGGAGGTCAGCCCGCGCAGCCGGAGAAGAAGCCCCTAGCCGAGAAGCCCCGGGGCGAGACGCCCCAGGCCGAGAAGCCGCAGGCCGAGAAGCCGCAGGCAGAGAATCCCGCCGAGAAGCCCGCCGAGCAGTCGGAGCAGCGTCCGCGGCAGGACCGGCAGGACCAGCAGGAGCGCCCGCAGCGGTCCGCGGAGAAGCAGCCGCAGGACAAGCAGCAGGACAAGCAGCAGGACAGGCAACAGGACAAGGGCCAGCAGGACAAGCAGCAGGACAAGGGCCAGGCCCAGGACGGCGATGACGACGGTGGCAGCCGGCGCAACCGGCGCCGCCGCGGGCGGGATCGGGAGCGCACCCGCGGGACCCAGCGCAACGAGCCCGACACCCAGATCCTCGAGGACGACGTGCTCGTCCCGTGCGCGGGCATCCTCGACGTCCTCGACAACTATGCGTTCGTCCGGACCAGTGGCTACCTGCCCGGCCCCGACGACGTCTACGTCTCGTTGTCGATGGTGCGCAAATACGGTCTGCGCCGCGGCGACGCGATCACGGGTCAGGTGCGCCAGCCGCGCGAGGGGGAGCGCAAGGAGAAGTTCAACCCGCTCGTCCGCATCGAGTCGGTCAACGGCGTCGAGCCCGAGACGGCCCGCACCCGGCCGGAGTTCTCCTCGTTCACGCCGTTGCACGCCTCGGAGCGGTTGCGGCTGGAGACCGACGCGCAGAACCTCACCGGTCGCGTCATCGACATCACGGCCCCGGTCGGCAAGGGTCAGCGCGGTCTGATCGTGTCGCCGCCCAAGGCCGGCAAGACGATGGTCCTGCAGTCGATCGCGAACTCCATCAGTGCCAACAACCCCGAGGTCCACCTCATGGTGGTGCTGATCGACGAGCGGCCCGAGGAGGTCACCGACTTCCAGCGCACGATCAAGGGCGAGGTCATCGCCTCGACGTTCGACCGGCCGGCCACCGACCACACGACCGTCGCCGAGCTGGCGATCGAGCGGGCCAAGCGGCTGGTCGAGCTCGGCCACGACGTGGTCGTCCTGCTCGACAGCATCACCCGCCTCGGGCGTGCCTACAACCTGGCGGCGCCCGCGAGCGGTCGGATCCTGTCGGGGGGAGTGGACTCCTCCGCGCTCTACCCGCCGAAGAAGTTCTTCGGCGCCGCGCGCAACATCGAGGACGGCGGCTCGCTGACGATCCTCGCCACCGCGCTGGTCGAGACCGGCTCGAAGATGGACGAGGTGATCTTCGAGGAGTTCAAGGGCACCGGCAACATGGAGCTGCGGCTGCGCCGGGAGTTCGCCGACAAGCGGATCTTCCCGGCGATCGACGCGGTCGCCTCCGGCACTCGGCGCGAGGAGCTCCTGATGGGGGAGGAGGAGCTCGCCATCGTCTGGAAGCTGCGCCGGGTCCTGTCGGCACTCGAAGGACAGCAGGCGCTGGAGCTGTTGTTGGAGCGACTGCGCAAGTCGCACAGCAACATCGAGTTCCTCACCCAGGTGCAGAAGACGACGCCCACACCCGGCGCCCGCGACACGGACTGA
- the rpmE gene encoding 50S ribosomal protein L31: MQKDIHPAYNETQVTCTCGASFTTRSTSSTGSIHADVCSQCHPFYTGKQKILDTGGRVARFEARYAKKDAKKDAAQ; the protein is encoded by the coding sequence ATGCAGAAGGACATCCACCCCGCTTACAACGAGACCCAGGTGACCTGCACCTGCGGCGCCTCGTTCACCACGCGCAGCACCTCGAGCACCGGCTCGATCCACGCCGACGTCTGCTCGCAGTGCCACCCCTTCTACACCGGCAAGCAGAAGATCCTCGACACCGGTGGTCGCGTCGCCCGCTTCGAGGCGCGCTACGCCAAGAAGGACGCCAAGAAGGACGCCGCGCAGTAG
- the thrC gene encoding threonine synthase, translating into MTAHQWRGVIEEYRDLLHIPEQTPTVTLREGGTPLVESRWLSGLTGAEVWLKVEGNNPTGSFKDRGMTVALSVAVGEGAKAVVCASTGNTSASMAAYAAAAGITPLVLVPQGKIAAGKMAQAVLHGAQVIQVRGNFDDCLRMCRTLAEDYPVALVNSVNPMRIEGQKTAAFEIVDMLGDAPDFHVLPVGNAGNITAYWKGYCEYAEAGVSTKHPTMLGWQAAGAAPLVAGAPVAEPETVASAIRIGNPASWDAAVAAATESGGAFRSVTDEQILAAQRELAARDGVFVEPASAAGVAGMLLEHAEGRDLGGSRVVVTVTGHGLKDIDTALSTFSDLVDVVVDADTDAAAAAAGLR; encoded by the coding sequence GTGACAGCCCACCAGTGGCGCGGCGTGATCGAGGAGTACCGCGACCTGCTGCACATCCCGGAGCAGACCCCGACGGTCACCCTGCGCGAGGGCGGTACGCCGCTCGTGGAGAGCCGTTGGCTCAGCGGCCTGACCGGCGCTGAGGTGTGGCTCAAGGTCGAGGGCAACAACCCCACGGGGTCGTTCAAGGACCGCGGCATGACCGTCGCGCTGTCGGTCGCCGTCGGCGAGGGCGCGAAGGCCGTCGTCTGCGCCTCCACCGGCAACACCTCCGCCTCGATGGCCGCCTACGCCGCGGCCGCCGGGATCACGCCGCTCGTGCTGGTCCCGCAGGGCAAGATCGCCGCCGGCAAGATGGCGCAGGCCGTCCTGCACGGCGCGCAGGTGATCCAGGTGCGCGGCAACTTCGACGACTGCCTGCGCATGTGCCGCACGCTCGCCGAGGACTATCCGGTCGCCCTGGTGAACTCGGTCAACCCGATGCGCATCGAGGGCCAGAAGACCGCCGCGTTCGAGATCGTCGACATGCTCGGTGACGCACCCGACTTCCACGTGCTGCCCGTCGGCAACGCCGGCAACATCACGGCGTACTGGAAGGGCTACTGCGAGTACGCCGAGGCGGGCGTGAGCACGAAGCACCCGACCATGCTGGGCTGGCAGGCCGCCGGTGCGGCACCGCTGGTCGCCGGGGCGCCGGTGGCCGAGCCCGAGACGGTCGCCTCGGCCATCCGGATCGGCAACCCGGCCTCCTGGGACGCCGCCGTCGCCGCGGCCACCGAGTCCGGTGGCGCGTTCCGCTCCGTGACCGACGAGCAGATCCTCGCCGCACAGCGCGAGCTCGCGGCACGCGACGGTGTCTTCGTCGAGCCGGCGTCGGCGGCCGGTGTCGCGGGGATGCTCCTGGAGCACGCCGAGGGCCGCGACCTCGGGGGCTCCCGGGTGGTCGTCACCGTGACCGGTCATGGGCTCAAAGACATCGACACCGCCCTGTCGACCTTCTCCGACCTCGTCGACGTCGTGGTGGACGCCGACACCGACGCCGCGGCCGCCGCGGCCGGCCTGCGCTGA
- a CDS encoding homoserine dehydrogenase, whose product MDSGSDTAHDSGVKRLRVALLGCGSVGSQVARLLHEQAGDLEARVGAPVELVGVAVRRLDAPREVDLPTELLTTDAEALVRRDDVDLVVEVIGGIEPARSLILAALEHGASVVTANKALLAEDGSTLFAAAEKADRDLYYEAAVAGAIPIIRPLRESLAGDRVTRVLGIVNGTTNFILDKMDTTGAGFTETLEEAQALGYAEADPTADIEGFDAAAKAAILASLAFHTRVTAADVHREGIVDISASDIAGARDMGCVVKLLAICELVEGDHGTAVSARVHPAMIPRSHPLASVREAYNAVFVESEAAGQLMFYGPGAGGAPTASAVLGDLVTAARNRLSRVRGVGESAYAQLPVLSMGETTTRYHVQIDVDDRTGVLAAVAQVFAEHEVSIQTVRQEGRGVDAQLVVVSHRASDAALAATVEALRAKEYVHDVSSVMRVEGESDQ is encoded by the coding sequence ATGGATTCCGGGAGCGACACTGCCCACGACTCGGGCGTCAAGCGACTGCGCGTGGCCCTCCTCGGCTGCGGCTCCGTCGGCAGCCAGGTGGCAAGGCTGCTGCACGAGCAGGCCGGTGACCTCGAGGCACGGGTCGGCGCTCCCGTGGAGCTCGTCGGTGTCGCCGTACGCCGGCTGGACGCGCCGCGCGAGGTGGACCTGCCCACCGAGCTGCTGACCACCGACGCCGAGGCGCTGGTACGCCGCGACGACGTCGACCTGGTGGTGGAGGTCATCGGCGGCATCGAGCCGGCACGGTCGCTGATCCTGGCCGCGCTCGAGCACGGCGCCTCCGTCGTCACCGCCAACAAGGCGCTGCTCGCCGAGGACGGCAGCACGCTCTTCGCCGCCGCGGAGAAGGCCGACCGTGACCTCTACTACGAGGCGGCCGTGGCCGGTGCGATCCCGATCATCCGTCCGCTGCGCGAGTCGTTGGCCGGCGACCGGGTCACCCGCGTGCTCGGCATCGTCAACGGCACCACCAACTTCATCCTCGACAAGATGGACACCACCGGGGCGGGCTTCACCGAGACCCTGGAGGAGGCGCAGGCGCTCGGCTACGCCGAGGCCGACCCCACCGCCGACATCGAGGGCTTCGACGCCGCGGCGAAGGCGGCGATCCTCGCGAGCCTGGCGTTCCACACCCGGGTCACCGCCGCCGACGTGCACCGCGAGGGGATCGTCGACATCTCCGCCTCCGACATCGCCGGTGCCCGCGACATGGGCTGCGTGGTGAAGCTGCTGGCGATCTGCGAGCTCGTCGAGGGAGACCACGGCACGGCCGTCTCGGCGCGCGTCCACCCGGCGATGATCCCGCGCAGCCACCCCCTGGCGAGTGTCCGGGAGGCCTACAACGCGGTCTTCGTCGAGAGCGAGGCCGCCGGTCAGCTGATGTTCTACGGCCCCGGTGCCGGTGGTGCACCCACCGCCAGCGCGGTGCTCGGTGACCTCGTCACGGCCGCCCGCAACCGGCTCAGCCGGGTGCGCGGCGTGGGAGAGTCCGCCTACGCGCAGCTGCCGGTGCTGTCGATGGGGGAGACCACCACCCGCTACCACGTGCAGATCGACGTCGACGACCGCACCGGCGTGCTCGCCGCGGTCGCCCAGGTGTTCGCCGAGCACGAGGTGTCCATCCAGACCGTGCGGCAGGAGGGCCGAGGCGTCGACGCCCAGCTGGTCGTCGTCTCCCACCGTGCCTCCGACGCCGCGCTCGCTGCGACCGTCGAGGCGCTGCGTGCCAAGGAGTACGTCCACGACGTGTCGTCGGTGATGCGTGTCGAAGGAGAGAGTGACCAGTGA
- a CDS encoding L-threonylcarbamoyladenylate synthase → MDEPVTPGPEREPAETLFDTADSDAREAGVSAATLAVQRGELVVLPTDTVYGVGADAFDPTAVRRLLRAKGRGREMPPPVLVSAAGTLDALAIGVPVYARTLVEALWPGPLTLVCRQQPSLQWDLGDTRGTVAVRMPDHPVALELIGRTGPLAVSSANRTGLPAATDAYGAREMLGDRVAVYLEAGPTPASVPSTILDVTGPVGRILRAGAVTREQLDALVADHGTHVEDLG, encoded by the coding sequence GTGGACGAGCCCGTGACCCCCGGACCAGAGCGCGAGCCCGCGGAGACCCTCTTCGACACCGCCGACTCCGACGCGCGGGAGGCTGGCGTCAGTGCCGCCACCCTCGCGGTGCAGCGCGGTGAGCTCGTGGTCCTGCCCACCGACACCGTCTACGGCGTGGGCGCCGACGCCTTCGACCCCACCGCCGTGCGGCGCCTGCTGCGCGCGAAGGGACGCGGACGCGAGATGCCTCCGCCGGTGCTGGTGTCGGCCGCCGGGACGCTCGACGCCCTCGCGATCGGGGTGCCGGTCTATGCGCGCACCCTGGTGGAGGCGCTGTGGCCGGGACCGCTGACGCTCGTGTGCCGCCAGCAGCCGTCGTTGCAGTGGGACCTGGGCGACACCCGCGGCACGGTCGCGGTGCGCATGCCCGACCACCCCGTCGCCCTCGAGCTGATCGGCCGGACCGGTCCGCTGGCGGTGAGCAGCGCGAACCGCACCGGTCTGCCCGCCGCCACCGACGCGTACGGCGCACGCGAGATGCTCGGCGACCGCGTGGCGGTCTACCTCGAGGCCGGGCCCACGCCGGCGTCCGTGCCGTCCACCATCCTCGACGTGACCGGTCCGGTCGGCCGGATCCTGCGCGCGGGGGCCGTGACCCGTGAGCAGCTCGACGCCCTGGTCGCCGACCACGGCACCCACGTCGAGGACCTCGGGTAG
- a CDS encoding AtpZ/AtpI family protein, protein MTSRPDSGGPASPPSPDPWQAFSYLVSGVLVYGLLGWLADRWLGTSYLVAIGIVVGAGFGVYMVVKRFGVQDAPPGSRPQDGPSTKQ, encoded by the coding sequence ATGACGTCGCGACCCGATTCCGGTGGACCTGCCTCTCCTCCGAGCCCCGATCCCTGGCAAGCCTTCAGCTACCTCGTCTCCGGGGTGCTGGTCTACGGCCTGCTCGGCTGGTTGGCGGACCGGTGGCTGGGCACCTCCTACCTGGTCGCGATCGGCATCGTGGTGGGCGCCGGATTCGGGGTCTACATGGTCGTGAAGCGGTTCGGTGTGCAGGACGCGCCTCCCGGCTCACGGCCGCAGGACGGCCCCTCGACGAAGCAGTAG
- a CDS encoding glycosyltransferase family 4 protein, producing MREYLLVFLVAAAVTYLLGVVAREVAVRTGAVAQVRDRDVHAVPIPYFGGVAMLGGLVAAYVVAQSLPFLSTAQATVFDDAGTVLVAGALICAVGVLDDLIELNPLMKLGGQVAAAGFLVLNGVQFYFIIQPGGGQMTLDTLQAQLFSILLVVATVNAVNFVDGLDGLAAGVVGLGAVGFFVFSYTLADANDETLAITAALLCAGLAGVCAGFLPHNFWPARIFMGDSGSMLLGLVLAGSALTLTGQFTPRVFVDGTGGDTSFLPVLMPVLLPVAILIVPFVDLVLAVVRRTAAGRSPFAPDKQHLHHRLLEIGHSHRRAVLIMWLWAALLAVGSVVASLYSGPATWAALGAWAVLTVVATFSLPRVRTSL from the coding sequence GTGCGCGAGTACCTCCTGGTCTTCCTCGTCGCGGCCGCCGTCACCTACCTGCTGGGGGTGGTCGCGCGCGAGGTGGCCGTGCGGACGGGGGCGGTCGCGCAGGTGCGGGACCGCGACGTGCACGCCGTCCCGATCCCGTACTTCGGGGGAGTGGCGATGCTCGGCGGCCTCGTCGCGGCGTACGTCGTCGCGCAGTCCCTGCCGTTCCTGTCCACGGCGCAGGCGACCGTCTTCGACGACGCCGGGACGGTGCTCGTGGCCGGAGCGCTGATCTGCGCGGTCGGCGTGCTCGACGACCTGATCGAGCTGAACCCGCTGATGAAGCTCGGGGGACAGGTCGCGGCCGCCGGCTTCCTGGTCCTCAACGGCGTGCAGTTCTACTTCATCATCCAGCCCGGCGGCGGCCAGATGACGCTGGACACCCTGCAGGCCCAGCTGTTCAGCATCCTGTTGGTCGTGGCGACCGTGAACGCGGTCAACTTCGTCGACGGACTCGACGGGCTCGCCGCGGGAGTGGTGGGGCTGGGCGCGGTGGGCTTCTTCGTCTTCTCCTACACGCTCGCCGATGCCAACGACGAGACGTTGGCGATCACCGCGGCGCTGCTGTGCGCCGGGCTCGCGGGCGTGTGCGCCGGCTTCCTGCCGCACAACTTCTGGCCGGCGCGGATCTTCATGGGCGACTCCGGATCGATGCTGCTCGGCCTGGTCCTCGCCGGCTCGGCGCTGACGCTCACCGGTCAGTTCACCCCCCGCGTCTTCGTCGACGGCACGGGCGGCGACACGAGCTTCCTGCCCGTCCTGATGCCGGTCCTGCTTCCCGTCGCGATCCTGATCGTGCCGTTCGTCGACTTGGTCCTCGCCGTGGTTCGGCGTACGGCGGCCGGCCGCTCGCCGTTCGCCCCGGACAAGCAGCACCTGCACCACCGGCTGCTGGAGATCGGGCACTCCCACCGTCGCGCGGTCCTGATCATGTGGCTGTGGGCGGCGCTGCTCGCCGTCGGCAGCGTGGTGGCGAGCCTCTACTCCGGCCCCGCCACCTGGGCGGCACTGGGTGCGTGGGCGGTGCTGACCGTCGTCGCGACCTTCTCCCTGCCTCGGGTGCGGACGTCGTTGTAA
- the prmC gene encoding peptide chain release factor N(5)-glutamine methyltransferase translates to MSHARAVQAEAARRLTAAGVASPETDAALLLAHVLGVSRGNLVLVDEVAAEQEAAYDALVRRRVAREPLQHLTGTAAFRHVELAVGPGVFVPRPETELLAGWAIEEALARAADGVRPVVVDLCTGSGAIARAVADEVPDARVHAVELDESAWAWAARNLADTGVDLRQGDMADAFSDLDGSVDVVACNPPYIPVEAWESVAPEARDHDPALALWSGQDGLDAFRVLERTAARLLRPGGVLGAEHADAQGDSAPAVFVATGRWQDVRDHRDLAGRPRFTTARLAR, encoded by the coding sequence GTGAGCCACGCCCGCGCCGTGCAGGCGGAGGCCGCCCGCCGGCTCACCGCCGCCGGGGTCGCCTCGCCGGAGACCGATGCGGCGCTGCTGCTCGCGCACGTGCTGGGGGTCTCGCGCGGCAATCTCGTGCTGGTCGACGAGGTCGCTGCCGAGCAGGAGGCGGCGTACGACGCGCTCGTCCGCCGCCGGGTGGCGCGCGAGCCGCTGCAGCACCTGACCGGCACCGCCGCCTTCCGGCATGTCGAGCTCGCCGTCGGCCCCGGGGTGTTCGTGCCGCGACCCGAGACCGAGCTGCTGGCGGGATGGGCGATCGAGGAGGCCCTCGCGCGTGCGGCGGACGGCGTACGCCCGGTGGTGGTGGACCTGTGCACGGGCTCGGGCGCCATCGCACGAGCGGTTGCCGATGAGGTGCCCGATGCCCGGGTCCATGCCGTGGAGCTCGATGAGTCGGCGTGGGCCTGGGCCGCGCGCAACCTGGCCGACACCGGGGTCGACCTGCGCCAGGGCGACATGGCCGACGCCTTCTCCGACCTCGACGGGAGCGTCGATGTCGTGGCCTGCAACCCGCCCTACATCCCGGTGGAGGCGTGGGAGTCGGTCGCGCCGGAGGCGCGCGACCACGACCCGGCGTTGGCCCTGTGGTCGGGGCAGGACGGGCTCGACGCGTTCCGCGTCCTCGAGCGCACCGCCGCCCGGCTGCTGCGCCCCGGCGGGGTGCTGGGGGCCGAGCACGCCGACGCCCAGGGCGACAGCGCGCCGGCCGTCTTCGTCGCGACCGGCCGCTGGCAGGACGTGCGCGACCACCGCGACCTGGCGGGCCGTCCCCGCTTCACGACCGCGCGACTGGCACGATGA
- the thrB gene encoding homoserine kinase: protein MPTPRVIEVSVPASSANLGPGFDSLGLALGFRDVVRVEVADRLEITVEGSGSGDVALDETHLVHRALAATFEQLGRPVPPVRLSCRNRIPHGRGLGSSSAAIVAGIVAARALVPGGSLVLDDRAALDLAGRLEGHADNVAPALLGGFTVAYETADGYHATQLAVDPRIRVVVLVPAEAVKTTAARALLPAQVPHRDAARNAGRAALLVAALTGRPELLMDATEDALHQDYRRPAMPGTCDLVTRLRAQGVPAVISGAGPSVLAFVGERDVEQVAALAPVGWEPLALAVDLDGAQVC, encoded by the coding sequence ATGCCCACACCGCGCGTCATCGAGGTCTCGGTGCCGGCGAGCAGCGCGAACCTCGGTCCGGGCTTCGACTCGCTCGGTCTCGCGCTCGGCTTCCGCGACGTCGTGCGGGTCGAGGTCGCCGACCGGCTCGAGATCACGGTCGAGGGGAGCGGCTCGGGCGACGTCGCGCTCGACGAGACCCACCTGGTGCACCGCGCCCTGGCGGCGACCTTCGAGCAGCTCGGGCGCCCTGTGCCGCCGGTGCGGCTGAGCTGCCGCAACCGCATCCCGCACGGCCGCGGTCTGGGCTCGAGCTCGGCCGCGATCGTCGCGGGCATCGTCGCCGCGCGGGCGCTCGTGCCGGGTGGCTCCCTCGTCCTCGACGACCGGGCCGCGCTCGATCTCGCGGGTCGGCTCGAGGGGCATGCCGACAACGTCGCCCCAGCCTTGCTCGGCGGGTTCACCGTCGCCTACGAGACCGCCGACGGCTACCACGCCACGCAGCTCGCGGTGGACCCACGGATCCGGGTCGTCGTCCTGGTCCCGGCCGAGGCCGTGAAGACCACCGCCGCCCGGGCGCTGCTGCCGGCGCAGGTCCCGCATCGCGACGCCGCGCGCAACGCCGGTCGCGCCGCGCTCCTGGTCGCCGCGCTCACCGGTCGTCCTGAGCTGCTCATGGATGCCACCGAGGACGCGCTGCACCAGGACTACCGCCGTCCGGCGATGCCCGGCACGTGTGACCTCGTCACCCGGCTGCGCGCCCAGGGGGTGCCGGCGGTGATCTCCGGCGCGGGTCCCTCGGTGCTGGCGTTCGTGGGCGAGCGAGACGTCGAGCAGGTGGCCGCGTTGGCGCCCGTGGGCTGGGAGCCGCTCGCACTCGCGGTGGATCTCGACGGCGCACAGGTCTGTTAG
- a CDS encoding response regulator transcription factor, which produces MARIVVADDDGDIRDLVVFKLRQTGHDVLAVEDGAAAVEACQAEVPDLVILDLMMPGMSGLDAARALREQDATSALPIIMLTARAQETDIEQGFAAGADDYVVKPFSPRELAGRVDALLARKSG; this is translated from the coding sequence GTGGCACGGATCGTGGTGGCCGACGACGACGGAGACATCCGCGACCTCGTCGTCTTCAAGTTGCGCCAGACCGGCCACGACGTGCTTGCCGTCGAGGACGGTGCGGCAGCGGTCGAGGCCTGCCAGGCCGAGGTCCCCGACCTGGTCATCCTCGACCTGATGATGCCGGGGATGAGCGGCCTCGACGCTGCGCGTGCGTTGCGTGAGCAGGACGCCACGAGCGCCCTGCCGATCATCATGCTCACCGCGCGCGCCCAGGAGACCGACATCGAGCAGGGTTTCGCGGCGGGGGCCGACGACTACGTCGTGAAGCCGTTCAGCCCGCGCGAGCTCGCCGGGCGGGTCGACGCCCTGCTGGCCCGCAAGTCCGGCTGA